The Eremothecium gossypii ATCC 10895 chromosome IV, complete sequence genome contains a region encoding:
- the SET5 gene encoding S-adenosylmethionine-dependent methyltransferase (Syntenic homolog of Saccharomyces cerevisiae YHR207C (SET5)) — protein sequence MGQSSLKLETIPLNDCHFSDAAPVGSVIPTESEVYDAVAQLWRQEPELERAGWEEWRARLKAIHPGWSLSVAHICRTLEKHCMSITGITQFTYHELVTSKESPALREPHLAKVQVTWSEKGKGLVARRPLAKGELVFAEDALSFIPPLEKSTLVHLSKACGSCGTSLSQNRYYYVMNNLDCDNCTTIWCTKGCRNLDTTHDFLKHPMSRNKRCSAQKWLKFEQFCKENTWHSAYSVGVMFARYYLHSDRRLQGNFESLAEVSQRVRLHAADTMNSGAAFDLGVDLTANAQSVCMWEEGYGLFCDAFPLAKDEYDLDFEKFLRYVGKFNLNQVNGQIYMLLSHLNHSCEPNIYYELEGHHINVYARKEIKSDEELTVSYVNPLHDVDLRRRELRVNWGFLCLCDRCKREISKKNIDKAGHSSTTAGPEPQSYRGHRRKSSLRASKPTLQDLLENGKEFDIEIPSQPGFAARRASVRFDSKVVTAVEERQ from the coding sequence ATGGGTCAGTCTAGTCTGAAACTGGAAACCATACCGTTAAACGATTGCCATTTTAGTGATGCGGCGCCGGTGGGCAGCGTCATTCCCACGGAAAGCGAGGTTTACGATGCTGTTGCACAGCTTTGGAGACAAGAGCCGGAACTAGAGCGCGCGGGGTGGGAAGAGTGGCGAGCACGTTTGAAAGCCATACATCCAGGATGGAGTTTATCTGTGGCACACATATGCCGCACGCTTGAGAAGCACTGCATGAGCATCACGGGGATAACGCAGTTTACATACCACGAGCTTGTCACGTCCAAAGAGAGCCCTGCGCTCCGCGAGCCTCACCTGGCCAAGGTGCAGGTGACCTGGAGCGAGAAGGGGAAGGGGCTGgttgcgcggcggccgctTGCGAAGGGCGAGCTGGTCTTTGCAGAGGACGCACTGAGCTTCATCCCGCCGCTAGAGAAGTCCACATTGGTGCATCTGTCGAAGGCTTGTGGCAGCTGCGGCACATCGCTCAGCCAGAACCGGTATTACTATGTGATGAACAACCTAGACTGCGACAACTGCACGACCATCTGGTGTACCAAGGGCTGCAGGAACTTGGACACGACACACGACTTCTTGAAGCATCCGATGTCGCGGAACAagcgctgcagcgcgcagAAATGGCTGAAGTTCGAGCAATTCTGCAAGGAGAATACATGGCACAGCGCATACTCGGTCGGCGTGATGTTTGCGCGGTACTATCTACACAGCGACCGCAGATTGCAGGGAAACTTTGAATCTTTGGCCGAGGTGAGCCAGCGCGTACGCCTACACGCTGCCGACACGATGAACAGTGGGGCGGCCTTCGACCTAGGGGTCGACTTGACAGCTAACGCACAGTCCGTATGTATGTGGGAGGAGGGCTACGGTCTTTTCTGCGACGCATTCCCGCTGGCCAAAGATGAGTACGACCTCGACTTTGAAAAGTTCCTTCGCTACGTCGGGAAGTTCAACCTAAACCAGGTAAACGGCCAAATATATATGTTGTTGAGTCATCTCAATCATAGCTGCGAACCCAATATCTACTACGAGTTGGAGGGACACCACATCAATGTTTACGCACGAAAAGAGATAAAGTCCGACGAGGAGCTTACGGTATCCTACGTAAACCCTTTGCACGACGTCGACCTACGAAGAAGGGAGCTTCGGGTAAATTGGGGTTTCCTGTGCTTGTGTGACCGATGTAAGCGGGAAATTTCCAAAAAGAACATTGACAAGGCCGGGCATTCGTCCACCACTGCTGGTCCGGAACCACAGTCATATCGGGGCCATAGGCGGAAATCCTCGTTGAGAGCGTCCAAACCCACGTTACAGGATCTTCTGGAGAACGGAAAAGAGTTTGACATTGAGATCCCCTCGCAGCCGGGCTTCGCAGCAAGACGAGCTTCTGTGCGATTTGACAGCAAGGTGGTTACCGCGGTGGAAGAACGGCAATAA
- the SKN7 gene encoding kinase-regulated stress-responsive transcription factor SKN7 (Syntenic homolog of Saccharomyces cerevisiae YHR206W (SKN7) and YJR147W (HMS2)), with product MAEEIQMMGGMEVGKKLPAAQKGCVPRGNGSRAAYNDFVRKLFAILESGEYTDIISWTKEGNSFVVVDTNEFTTNILPKHFKHSNFSSFVRQLNKYDFHKVKRTPEERQSSVYGEHSWEFQHPRFRRNDEAALDRIKRKTVTQKKVSLTDDMLAGHQRVGNGAVAFPAMDLGATTNLLLNNTINKTKFSQLKKRVDSIELHNQQLRAENNSLKIEFQKMSSRYNSMVENLVSLKNYNNSLVENFNLLVSTLAQQGLKVPHPLNLGNYASSQVAKNSSASDVQPHVSPLGTVAPTSIPLAQATPSKEEANPPTSLRPGFHVLLVEDDSVCIQLCSKFLRKYGCSVEVVTDGLSAIETVEKFQYDLVLMDIVMPNLDGATATSVIRSFDNQTPIIAMTGNIEDQDLVTYLQHGMNDILAKPFTKDDLHSMLVRYLKDRIPLTEQASVVGTAQSGAQPPLLKEEQGGIQDQVLLQGEPLLKKPRV from the coding sequence ATGGCTGAGGAGATACAGATGATGGGCGGGATGGAGGTCGGCAAGAAGCTGCCGGCGGCCCAGAAAGGTTGCGTGCCCCGTGGGAACGGTTCCCGCGCGGCATATAACGACTTTGTGCGCAAGCTCTTTGCTATTCTGGAGTCCGGGGAGTACACAGACATCATATCATGGACGAAGGAAGGTAATAGCTTCGTGGTTGTAGACACTAACGAATTTACGACGAACATACTACCGAAGCATTTTAAGCACTCAAACTTCTCGAGCTTTGTGCGGCAGCTCAACAAGTACGATTTTCACAAAGTGAAGCGAACTCCCGAGGAGCGACAGAGCTCTGTGTATGGGGAACACAGCTGGGAGTTCCAGCACCCGCGCTTCCGACGTAACGATGAGGCTGCACTGGACCGGATCAAACGCAAAACTGTGACGCAGAAAAAAGTTTCGCTGACAGACGACATGCTCGCAGGGCACCAGCGGGTGGGCAACGGAGCGGTCGCGTTTCCAGCGATGGACCTCGGGGCGACCACGAATCTTTTGCTAAACAACACTATCAACAAGACCAAGTTCAGTCAGCTAAAAAAACGCGTAGATAGTATCGAACTGCATaaccagcagctgcgcgcagAGAACAATAGTTTGAAAATCGAATTCCAAAAGATGAGTTCCAGATATAACTCCATGGTGGAGAACCTCGTGTCTCTTAAAAACTACAATAATTCCCTCGTTGAGAACTTCAATCTGCTGGTATCCACGCTGGCGCAACAGGGCCTGAAGGTTCCCCATCCATTAAACCTCGGCAACTATGCATCTTCACAGGTTGCCAAAAATTCATCTGCTTCCGACGTTCAACCGCATGTATCGCCGTTGGGTACTGTAGCACCTACGAGCATACCCTTGGCGCAGGCTACCCCGTCGAAAGAAGAGGCCAATCCTCCTACAAGCCTGCGCCCAGGCTTCCATGTTCTGCTGGTAGAAGATGATTCGGTTTGTATCCAACTATGTTCCAAATTCTTGAGAAAATATGGCTGTTCGGTGGAAGTCGTAACGGACGGCCTATCTGCTATTGAAACAGTAGAGAAATTCCAGTACGACCTCGTACTGATGGATATCGTGATGCCCAATCTAGATGGTGCAACTGCCACCTCTGTGATCAGAAGTTTCGACAACCAAACTCCGATTATTGCAATGACAGGTAACATCGAAGACCAAGATTTAGTGACGTATTTACAACACGGGATGAATGATATCCTCGCGAAACCTTTTACGAAGGACGACCTCCATTCCATGCTTGTTCGGTACCTGAAGGATAGAATCCCACTAACGGAGCAGGCCTCGGTTGTAGGTACGGCTCAATCTGGAGCCCAACCTCCCCTGTTGAAAGAAGAACAAGGTGGCATCCAAGATCAGGTATTACTTCAAGGAGAGCCGTTGTTGAAGAAACCCAGGGTGTGA
- the SCH9 gene encoding serine/threonine protein kinase SCH9 (Syntenic homolog of Saccharomyces cerevisiae YHR205W (SCH9)), which produces MMNFFSKNQPSAHEQQDRPRSTANGFFPSFTHTATPTTALSENSYAIGTTGLNAGKQENVLTHMKEINRQDSYQNDHSQPPQQIFPQTSSHQSHTLKDHLTVTKPPPAVPPMAPENADKSASDSNMPRGKLKVTIVKAKDLLTSSDQTQPYVVCTYESSEFISDGPESIDHTQRTHNARWGNRMAANEKNVRPLYTRQSSSQLDKLAAHHNYNTTSSNPVWHHETTFDVIGARSELEISVYDAAHGDVFLGQVRLRPNTHTKHDVHNQWSKLNGRTVGESVSGEILVRWEYWHTEKRHYGPQDFEVLRLLGKGTFGQVYQVRKKDTKRIYAMKVLSKKVIVKKNEIAHTIGERNILVRTASKSCPFIVGLKFSFQTPTDLYLVTDFLSGGELFWHLQKEGRFTEERAKFYIAELVLALEYLHDNDIVYRDLKPENILLDANGNIALCDFGLSKADLKDRTNTFCGTTEYLAPELLLDETGYTKMVDFWSLGVLIFEMCCGWSPFFAEDNQKMYQKIAFGKVKFPRDVLSPEGRSFVKGLLNRNPKHRLGAVNDGAEVRAHPFLSDIDWEALRNKQIPPPFKPHLTSETDTSNFDPEFTQTSTSFMNKQPIAATPLSPAMQAKFAGFTFVDESAIEEHNANYNSRKFLQNSYFMEPGSFIPGDPTMPPAEDVIEDGDDDSMDLASKGNTDHLQPDYNDHHMDDDFVSGRFEI; this is translated from the coding sequence ATGATGAACTTCTTTTCCAAAAATCAGCCGTCGGCgcacgagcagcaggaCCGTCCACGGTCGACGGCAAACGGCTTCTTTCCAAGCTTCACTCACACGGCCACCCCGACGACGGCGCTCAGCGAGAACTCCTATGCTATCGGCACTACGGGCCTCAACGCGGGCAAACAGGAAAACGTGTTGACTCACATGAAAGAAATTAACCGTCAGGACTCGTACCAGAACGACCACAGTCAGCCGCCTCAGCAGATATTCCCACAGACGTCTTCCCACCAGTCACACACACTCAAGGACCATCTGACTGTGACCAAGCCCCCCCCGGCCGTCCCCCCCATGGCGCCCGAAAACGCCGACAAGAGTGCATCGGACTCAAATATGCCGCGGGGCAAGCTAAAGGTGACGATAGTGAAGGCAAAGGACTTGCTCACGAGCTCCGACCAGACACAGCCGTACGTCGTGTGTACTTACGAGAGCTCGGAATTCATCTCCGATGGTCCAGAGTCTATTGACCATACGCAAAGAACGCATAATGCCCGTTGGGGGAATAGGATGGCGGCTAATGAGAAGAACGTGCGGCCGCTATACACAAGGCAATCCTCCTCGCAGCTGGACAAGCTTGCGGCGCACCACAACTATAATACCACTTCCTCTAACCCCGTGTGGCATCACGAAACGACCTTTGACGTCATCGGTGCACGTTCAGAGttggagatttctgtttATGATGCCGCCCATGGTGATGTGTTCTTGGGCCAGGTTCGCCTCCGGCCCAATACACACACCAAACACGACGTTCATAACCAGTGGTCGAAACTAAACGGTCGAACCGTTGGAGAGTCGGTATCCGGTGAGATACTTGTCCGGTGGGAGTACTGGCATACCGAAAAGCGGCACTACGGTCCGCAAGACTTCGAGGTGTTGCGACTTTTGGGTAAGGGAACATTCGGTCAGGTCTACCAGGTACGTAAGAAGGACACAAAGAGGATATATGCGATGAAGGTATTGTCTAAAAAGGTGATTGTCAAGAAAAACGAGATTGCACATACTATTGGTGAGCGCAACATCCTCGTTCGTACTGCTTCAAAGTCGTGTCCCTTCATTGTTGGTTTGAAATTTTCTTTTCAAACGCCCACAGACTTATACTTGGTGACTGACTTCCTGAGCGGTGGTGAgcttttctggcaccttcAGAAAGAAGGTCGGTTCACGGAGGAGCGGGCAAAGTTCTACATTGCCGAGTTGGTGCTTGCGTTGGAATACCTTCACGATAATGATATCGTGTACCGCGACCTCAAGCCAGAAAACATCCTTTTAGACGCCAACGGCAATATCGCACTATGTGACTTCGGCCTCTCAAAAGCGGACCTAAAGGATCGCACCAATACGTTCTGCGGTACCACCGAGTATCTAGCGCccgagctgctgctcgatGAGACCGGCTACACGAAAATGGTTGACTTCTGGTCGCTGGGCGTCTTGATATTCGAGATGTGCTGTGGCTGGTCGCCTTTTTTTGCAGAGGACAACCAGAAGATGTACCAGAAGATTGCGTTTGGCAAGGTCAAATTCCCCAGGGACGTGCTATCGCCGGAAGGTCGCTCCTTTGTCAAGGGCCTTTTGAACCGCAATCCCAAGCACCGCCTCGGTGCGGTCAACGACGGCGCAGAGGTCCGCGCCCACCCCTTTCTCAGCGACATCGATTGGGAAGCGTTGCGCAACAAGCAGATCCCGCCGCCCTTCAAGCCGCATCTAACCTCTGAGACGGATACCTCCAACTTCGACCCAGAGTTCACCCAGACGTCCACCTCTTTCATGAACAAACAGCCAATTGCAGCCACACCGCTCTCGCCAGCCATGCAGGCCAAGTTTGCCGGCTTTACATTTGTCGATGAGTCCGCTATCGAGGAGCACAACGCAAACTACAACTCCCGCAAGTTTCTGCAAAATTCCTACTTTATGGAACCCGGCTCTTTCATTCCTGGCGACCCCACAATGCCGCCTGCAGAGGACGTCATCGAGGATGGCGACGACGACAGCATGGACCTTGCCAGCAAGGGCAACACCGACCACCTGCAGCCAGACTACAATGACCACCATATGGACGACGATTTTGTAAGCGGCCGCTTTGAGATTTGA